A part of Salmo salar chromosome ssa18, Ssal_v3.1, whole genome shotgun sequence genomic DNA contains:
- the LOC123728753 gene encoding sterile alpha motif domain-containing protein 9-like — protein MAHNKGPSLSNSRGCEIYVGSEIRASISLLDVLYANTFEEEDIDSAVAKKTEADFYRGAPPQWLNFCWAERATSADKTTPFIKRDGYTELIQNIKKQCKGDLTSTIKLLHQPGRGGITLAKQVLWDMRKTLRCAVLTGPTSEITAIAKQVIHLFTAGNQGHQNTVLLMLEDERVLENLQDAIMKEIAERNITTNMPVVIILNCLRKAVIKQDDHNNSRHVILRTELSEAEKQQFEEKQIEISRSYSNEHKQFHGFNIMRENFCGDYVKKTFAFLNVREKRRPKNSQLLAFLSLVNAYVPGSHLLQSQCQAFLGPPDPIYGGPSFEQRMEHFKQLIVTYPTRQGKDKNVRMAHSLIAQQCVKVLATAGVTRSDTATTFLIDFCGEEVQQCLMPVIKDMLTKREIRVDHQQNTGHETQDLFSRLIHDIEANESQINCASVLKLASEKIVQNPFFPQALARFFYLMMREYGKAEQWAKIAIDRDPKNSFVADTLGQVYKKNLKSRVHDPSISAQDILELAEKAFLHFKDVERAAENEQGADMQDDDTANFSHIFNNRGLFGYLCVANIVFDSLVSLDKNWQKVLTMEISADSFFISIGQKKLFNYKPLIISLRDEVERKCEFFDSYLTYSKPSMKKDEPHYFQTDVKNCYCKYVGTCKPIHSESAIDVPLQKLKEEMAIAFRGLLCCLDKGYDEGREVIKKEWEKRKMVMVRITLPKTSSLPTSS, from the coding sequence ATGGCACACAACAAGGGACCATCCCTGTCCAATTCCCGTGGTTGTGAAATTTATGTTGGAAGTGAAATCAGGGCTTCCATTTCACTTCTGGATGTTTTGTACGCAAATACATTTGAAGAAGAGGACATAGACTCCGCAGTAGCTAAGAAGACTGAGGCAGATTTTTACAGAGGAGCCCCACCTCAATGGCTTAACTTCTGCTGGGCTGAAAGGGCAACGTCAGCTGATAAAACAACCCCCTTTATCAAAAGAGATGGGTACACTGAGCtgatacaaaatattaagaaacAGTGTAAGGGTGACCTGACTTCTACCATCAAGCTGCTGCATCAGCCAGGCAGAGGGGGAATCACTCTGGCCAAGCAGGTGCTCTGGGACATGAGGAAAACACTGAGGTGTGCTGTTCTAACAGGTCCTACCTCAGAAATCACCGCTATCGCCAAGCAGGTGATTCACCTTTTCACTGCAGGCAATCAAGGCCACCAGAACACTGTGCTCTTAATGCTGGAAGATGAGCGTGTTCTGGAGAATCTGCAGGATGCCATCATGAAAGAGATTGCAGAGAGAAACATTACAACCAACATGCCTGTGGTCATCATTTTAAACTGTTTGCGTAAGGCAGTTATCAAACAAGATGACCATAACAACTCAAGACATGTTATTCTCAGGACGGAACTTTCTGAAGCAGAGAAACAACAGTTTGAGGAGAAACAGATTGAGATCAGTCGAAGCTACAGCAATGAACACAAACAGTTTCATGGCTTTAACATAATGCGAGAAAATTTCTGTGGAGATTATGTAAAAAAAACGTTTGCCTTTTTAAATGTTAGGGAAAAAAGAAGACCTAAAAATTCCCAGCTCCTTGCTttcttatcacttgtgaatgccTATGTCCCTGGCTCCCACCTTCTGCAGTCACAATGTCAGGCATTCCTGGGTCCTCCAGATCCCATTTATGGAGGTCCTTCCTTTGAGCAGCGAATGGAGCATTTCAAACAGCTGATAGTGACATACCCTACAAGACAGGGAAAAGACAAAAATGTCCGCATGGCTCACTCACTGATAGCACAGCAGTGTGTTAAGGTACTGGCTACGGCAGGTGTAACCAGGAGTGATACAGCAACGACATTTCTGATAGACTTTTGTGGAGAAGAGGTGCAACAATGTTTGATGCCTGTCATCAAAGACATGCTGACTAAGAGGGAAATCAGAGTGGACCATCAGCAGAATACAGGACATGAAACACAGGATCTGTTTTCCAGGTTGATTCACGATATTGAAGCCAATGAATCACAAATAAATTGTGCATCTGTTTTGAAATTGGCTTCAGAGAAAATCGTGCAAAACCCATTTTTCCCTCAAGCTCTTGCTCGTTTCTTTTACCTTATGATGAGGGAATATGGTAAAGCGGAGCAGTGGGCAAAAATAGCAATAGACAGAGATCCTAAGAATTCATTTGTTGCTGACACTCTGGGGCAAGTATACAAGAAAAATTTAAAGAGCAGGGTCCATGATCCTTCCATCTCTGCACAAGACATCTTGGAACTGGCAGAAAAGGCctttttgcatttcaaagatgtggAAAGGGCTGCTGAAAATGAGCAAGGAGCAGACATGCAAGACGATGATACGGCCAACTTCTCACACATCTTTAACAACAGAGGACTATTTGGTTATCTATGTGTTGCCAACATTGTTTTTGACTCACTTGTCTCTCTTGATAAAAACTGGCAAAAGGTTCTTACCATGGAAATATCAGCTGACTCCTTTTTCATATCAATCGGACAGAAAAAGCTCTTCAATTACAAGCCACTCATCATCAGCCTTAGGGATGAGGTGGAGAGGAAATGTGAGTTTTTTGACAGTTACTTGACTTACTCCAAGCCCAGCATGAAAAAAGACGAACCACATTACTTTCAGACTGATGTCAAGAACTGCTACTGCAAATACGTGGGAACATGCAAACCTATACACTCAGAGTCTGCAATAGATGTACCCCTCCAGAAGCTCAAAGAAGAAATGGCCATTGCCTTCCGTGGACTGCTTTGCTGTCTTGATAAGGGCTATGATGAGGGGAGGGAGGTAATAAAAAAAGAGTGGGAAAAAAGAAAGATGGTGATGGTGAGAATAACGCTTCCCAAAACTTCATCCTTGCCAACATCATCTTAA